The following are encoded in a window of Solibacillus sp. FSL R7-0668 genomic DNA:
- a CDS encoding S-layer homology domain-containing protein, whose protein sequence is MKIKFYILVTVLTIGLLSASSIGANVSWAKSAADFTDLKDLDAATKAKFDAMISAGIFDGVSDNRFGLKDEMNRAQFAKVAALIVGLPVNNVPINSSFRDVTTEHYALPYIEAIRAAGITDGVGEGRFDPAGKVTKEQLATFLVRALGKQGEAQETPKVNDSTVSDWAAGYVQQALNLNLLRNSQNGTFGGKSNANRELLATAGFEAARSVEASKPIEVSGADFLAGNQLHLTLTVGVNANSVDLSKIMINGVPLDSKLNSFELSVDKKTIIIKLHEGFQLDLSKTPIITVNGLTTLYGNEVRNEASNVIPVKLTVPPVNSRLPAIPEPAPIPDTSSPEPNPEPGPPVEEPSPEPNPEPGPPVEEPNSEPNPESGPPVEETNPDPNQEPGPSVEEPSPEPNQEPEPSVEETNPDPNPESGPDLEPEFPEDKPEQDTNPEIE, encoded by the coding sequence ATGAAAATAAAATTCTACATCTTGGTTACAGTACTCACTATAGGTTTGTTATCGGCATCGTCAATCGGAGCTAATGTGAGCTGGGCCAAATCAGCAGCCGATTTTACCGATTTAAAAGACTTAGATGCAGCAACAAAGGCAAAGTTTGATGCAATGATTAGTGCGGGGATTTTTGACGGTGTATCCGATAATAGATTTGGATTGAAAGATGAAATGAATCGAGCTCAATTTGCAAAGGTAGCAGCGCTTATTGTTGGTTTGCCTGTTAACAATGTCCCTATTAATTCATCATTCCGAGATGTCACTACAGAACACTATGCGCTGCCTTATATTGAGGCGATTAGAGCGGCAGGCATAACGGATGGTGTGGGGGAAGGAAGATTTGATCCAGCCGGAAAAGTGACGAAAGAACAATTAGCTACATTTCTAGTTCGAGCATTAGGTAAGCAAGGGGAAGCTCAAGAAACGCCAAAAGTTAACGATAGTACTGTCTCCGATTGGGCAGCCGGCTATGTTCAGCAAGCTCTAAATCTAAATTTATTGAGGAATTCCCAGAACGGGACATTTGGCGGGAAAAGCAATGCGAATCGTGAGTTACTTGCTACTGCTGGTTTTGAAGCTGCCAGATCAGTTGAAGCTTCTAAACCTATCGAAGTATCTGGAGCTGACTTTTTAGCAGGAAACCAGCTACATTTGACTTTAACAGTGGGTGTCAATGCGAATTCTGTTGATTTATCCAAGATTATGATTAATGGTGTGCCACTAGATTCGAAGCTAAATAGTTTTGAGCTGTCTGTAGATAAAAAAACAATTATAATCAAACTGCATGAAGGTTTCCAACTTGATTTGTCTAAGACACCAATCATTACGGTAAATGGCTTAACGACACTTTATGGTAACGAGGTGAGGAATGAAGCAAGCAACGTGATTCCAGTTAAGCTGACAGTGCCTCCGGTTAATTCAAGATTACCTGCTATTCCGGAACCCGCACCAATACCAGATACATCGAGTCCAGAACCAAACCCAGAGCCGGGACCACCAGTGGAAGAGCCGAGTCCAGAACCAAACCCAGAGCCGGGACCACCAGTGGAAGAGCCGAATTCAGAGCCAAATCCAGAATCGGGACCGCCAGTGGAAGAAACGAATCCAGATCCAAACCAAGAGCCGGGACCATCAGTGGAAGAGCCAAGTCCAGAGCCAAACCAAGAGCCGGAACCATCAGTGGAAGAAACGAATCCAGATCCAAATCCAGAATCGGGACCAGATTTAGAACCGGAATTTCCAGAGGATAAACCAGAACAAGATACAAATCCTGAAATAGAATAG
- a CDS encoding S8 family peptidase, which produces MKRKFFSFLLPIILIGLMFSTHTYAQTQESIMIQYRSEEDKRQIEQLASEVLYDYETLDMLSINISIPNLQILNDLGVYSFMEENQRYALKSQTPFKIATVNSAEKDLWNLKTIDVPIAWEAGITGQGVKVAIIDSGIASHTDLKIAGGISFVGDNYQDMHGHGTHIAGIIAAQHNDFGVAGIAPNVAIYAVKAIGDDGFGDVETVVAGIDWAIKENMDIINLSFGDIEYSEALHEAIKRAKQAGIVIIAASGNEGNDQGTENTMIYPARHEEVIAVSAVGKSLQRSSFSSTGPFNDFAAPGEEIYSTFLNGQYATYQGTSLSAPHITGVLALMMEQFPFLNGDALYEGLKLYANDLGSLGYDEWYGFGMPKFQLNTQTEQLVAKNDKERQLIESNVQAFLNTPTEQQYTELTNSLKHVRDASFKAEKFKQIETAVVAASKNAEKLLKTFERSPSNMTYKNANEALAQVPKVPEKAQLEARLQEGLLSLAKPAITKLERYEKSKTKNHYTQAKFEIQRLPQSELKTALLQRLNQ; this is translated from the coding sequence GTGAAGCGAAAGTTTTTTTCATTCTTATTACCAATAATCCTAATAGGTCTAATGTTTAGCACACACACCTATGCGCAAACGCAAGAATCGATTATGATTCAGTATCGGTCAGAAGAAGATAAGAGGCAAATAGAGCAACTAGCATCAGAGGTGTTATATGACTATGAGACGTTAGATATGTTGTCCATCAATATCTCGATACCAAATTTACAAATATTGAATGATTTAGGCGTGTATTCTTTTATGGAGGAAAATCAAAGATATGCGCTAAAGTCTCAAACTCCATTTAAAATAGCAACCGTCAATTCAGCTGAGAAGGATCTTTGGAACTTGAAGACGATTGATGTACCAATTGCTTGGGAGGCGGGCATTACTGGACAAGGGGTAAAAGTAGCAATTATTGATTCGGGTATTGCTAGTCATACGGATTTAAAGATTGCAGGTGGTATATCATTTGTAGGGGATAACTATCAAGATATGCATGGACATGGCACTCATATTGCAGGCATTATTGCTGCCCAGCATAATGATTTTGGGGTGGCTGGAATTGCACCAAACGTAGCAATTTATGCGGTCAAAGCAATTGGGGATGATGGCTTTGGCGATGTGGAAACAGTTGTTGCAGGGATCGATTGGGCAATTAAAGAAAACATGGATATTATCAATTTAAGCTTTGGCGATATAGAGTATAGTGAGGCACTCCATGAAGCAATCAAGCGTGCCAAGCAAGCAGGGATTGTAATTATTGCTGCTAGTGGCAATGAGGGAAATGATCAAGGCACAGAAAATACAATGATTTACCCGGCACGTCACGAAGAAGTGATTGCGGTGTCGGCTGTAGGAAAAAGCCTTCAACGTTCATCATTCAGTAGTACAGGTCCGTTTAATGATTTTGCTGCACCAGGTGAAGAAATTTACAGTACATTTTTAAATGGGCAATATGCAACCTATCAAGGTACTTCCTTATCGGCTCCACATATTACTGGGGTATTAGCACTTATGATGGAGCAATTTCCATTTTTAAATGGAGATGCGCTTTATGAAGGTTTAAAGCTTTATGCGAATGATTTAGGCTCATTAGGCTACGATGAATGGTACGGATTTGGTATGCCCAAATTTCAGCTAAATACGCAAACAGAACAATTAGTAGCCAAAAATGATAAAGAGCGCCAACTAATTGAGTCCAACGTACAAGCGTTTCTAAATACGCCCACAGAACAGCAATATACAGAGTTAACAAATAGCTTGAAACACGTCCGTGATGCTAGTTTTAAAGCTGAAAAATTTAAGCAAATAGAGACGGCGGTAGTAGCAGCAAGTAAGAATGCTGAAAAATTGCTAAAGACGTTTGAACGCAGCCCGTCAAACATGACTTATAAGAATGCAAATGAAGCATTAGCTCAAGTACCTAAAGTACCTGAAAAAGCACAGTTAGAGGCACGTTTACAGGAGGGGCTTTTATCTTTAGCCAAACCAGCAATAACAAAGCTCGAGCGCTATGAAAAATCAAAAACTAAAAATCATTACACACAGGCGAAATTCGAAATCCAACGGCTACCGCAATCCGAATTAAAAACGGCATTGCTACAGCGATTGAATCAATAA
- a CDS encoding phosphodiester glycosidase family protein: MKKIILTALFLLLMSFSLHTPSTYASSYGVVEDGSNRTLVPLRMIADTFSVTVDWDNASKVVTIDNKYKLTLGSKKIKSAGQFIRQMDTQPKMIQGAVYVPVREVAFLFDTPMNWNQAKKEVSYQVGENTYQVSVYPEQVLSKPKVAVTKKTVNAGGKKLTLNVVSVNLLAPNTSVHVELANDKLGSVGSLAAIAKKHHAQVAINGNYFDAYSNSSYRTVYNGLVMNGERVKVFDTKFSVFYVLKDGNVGILPGDKFMKLFEEGNVQEAIQVGPSLVTNGSVTVDPIAEGFSSHKILSSPGARSAIGILPNRQLIFVTTSGATVQQLASAMKQLGAVDAMNSDGGASSGLYAQGKYITPPGRDIAVGLLVK, from the coding sequence ATGAAGAAAATAATTCTTACAGCATTATTCCTGTTACTTATGAGCTTTAGCCTACACACACCAAGTACATATGCCAGTTCCTACGGTGTTGTAGAAGACGGCTCCAACCGAACACTTGTCCCACTGCGTATGATTGCGGATACGTTTTCGGTGACGGTTGATTGGGATAATGCGAGTAAAGTCGTGACAATCGACAATAAGTACAAGCTAACGCTGGGAAGTAAAAAGATTAAAAGTGCGGGTCAATTCATTCGCCAAATGGATACACAGCCAAAGATGATTCAAGGCGCGGTATATGTTCCTGTACGTGAGGTGGCCTTTTTATTTGATACACCGATGAATTGGAATCAAGCGAAAAAGGAAGTTTCCTATCAGGTTGGGGAAAATACATATCAGGTTTCGGTTTACCCAGAGCAGGTTTTGAGCAAGCCAAAAGTAGCGGTGACTAAGAAAACCGTCAACGCGGGTGGGAAAAAGCTAACGCTGAATGTCGTTTCGGTGAATTTACTAGCGCCGAATACATCGGTACATGTGGAGCTTGCGAATGACAAATTAGGTTCGGTTGGTTCGTTAGCTGCCATCGCCAAAAAGCATCATGCACAGGTTGCTATTAACGGAAATTACTTCGATGCTTATTCGAATTCGAGCTATCGCACCGTGTACAACGGCTTAGTGATGAACGGCGAACGTGTAAAGGTATTTGACACTAAATTCTCGGTGTTTTATGTACTGAAAGATGGCAATGTCGGCATATTACCAGGCGACAAATTTATGAAGCTTTTTGAAGAGGGCAATGTACAAGAAGCCATTCAAGTAGGACCGAGTTTAGTAACGAATGGCTCGGTAACGGTTGACCCGATTGCAGAAGGCTTTTCAAGTCATAAAATTTTAAGCTCACCGGGTGCGAGAAGTGCGATTGGGATTTTGCCAAATCGTCAGCTTATTTTCGTGACAACTTCAGGGGCAACTGTGCAGCAGTTGGCTTCGGCAATGAAGCAATTAGGCGCAGTGGATGCGATGAATTCAGACGGTGGTGCATCAAGTGGTCTTTATGCACAGGGCAAATACATCACCCCACCAGGCCGCGATATTGCAGTCGGACTATTAGTGAAGTAA
- a CDS encoding SH3 domain-containing protein, translating into MKFLKMMLSVLLFTVLLPNPFAMAQEEVQQYIVTTTNGVSMTASADEKGMIVAKLSKGARVKFVRQQDNWVKVDYKGRLGWVPSETIAPFTADLLSIYASYYQQLTKLDPIIYGLVADFTQDGIEDLYIIRDSNPSKGVYEEYIYSGKQLIYQKNSKSGLTVLKNGDNYYLYHHAQTNDEEKYKLKQLNNQAKTDYFEASAGKESYEITANNYIKSYFILGAGAGAVDEQTFTYEQVASKDYYGAELKNEYDESIYLENYALSKGGKTNTLMQQDYHDLFSTYEKSKVVKVIYDDQYKSATLNERFQFDSNRMKKELLDLAEAALPEKQLDSEQSELDKIQYLLDQSVDLEIPYKSKLDRNMLTYFKAVQRGIANGMTGFDSTQLLITNNETTTTYERAPIDQLIYDFYGVKMKPDDFNELTNDTGYLMTEESYVANIIEETQTKTYIYRQLVAIETLENGYIALNYTDYEMPIEMKVSPTNESMLIAGNKVGQGYVLLKRLPFESDVKFVYIDTVDSLNYLNVDQFGVYENSLDVIQKLSAEQKAQQTEEAQVIEITETKKEASAQFEAEPEPTKSWWPLLGGALLVISVFAVSYYFYRKRIRK; encoded by the coding sequence ATGAAATTTTTAAAAATGATGTTAAGTGTGTTACTTTTTACTGTGCTATTGCCAAATCCGTTTGCCATGGCGCAGGAGGAAGTACAGCAATACATCGTAACAACGACAAATGGTGTATCCATGACAGCAAGTGCAGATGAAAAAGGAATGATTGTAGCGAAATTATCTAAGGGTGCGCGGGTGAAATTTGTGCGCCAACAAGATAATTGGGTGAAAGTCGATTACAAAGGTCGGTTAGGATGGGTACCGAGCGAAACCATTGCGCCTTTTACTGCTGATTTGCTGTCTATTTATGCAAGCTATTATCAGCAACTTACAAAATTAGATCCAATTATATACGGATTGGTAGCGGACTTTACACAGGATGGCATCGAGGATCTTTATATCATTCGAGATTCAAATCCATCGAAAGGTGTGTACGAGGAATACATATATAGTGGTAAACAATTGATTTATCAGAAAAATAGTAAAAGCGGCTTAACCGTTTTAAAAAATGGCGACAACTATTACCTATACCATCATGCTCAAACAAATGATGAGGAAAAATACAAGCTTAAGCAATTAAACAATCAAGCCAAAACAGACTATTTTGAGGCAAGTGCAGGGAAAGAAAGTTATGAAATCACGGCGAATAATTATATAAAGTCGTATTTTATATTGGGGGCAGGAGCGGGCGCTGTGGATGAGCAAACGTTTACCTATGAGCAAGTTGCCTCGAAGGATTATTATGGTGCCGAGCTAAAAAATGAGTATGACGAATCGATTTACTTAGAAAATTATGCTTTGTCAAAGGGTGGGAAAACTAATACATTAATGCAGCAGGACTATCATGACTTATTTTCAACTTATGAAAAATCAAAAGTGGTGAAAGTAATTTACGATGATCAATATAAATCTGCTACGTTAAATGAACGCTTTCAATTTGATAGCAATCGCATGAAGAAGGAATTATTGGATTTAGCTGAGGCAGCTCTACCAGAAAAGCAATTGGATTCGGAACAATCGGAGCTAGATAAAATTCAGTATCTACTTGATCAATCCGTTGATTTAGAAATTCCGTACAAAAGTAAGCTTGATCGAAATATGCTGACGTATTTTAAAGCGGTACAGCGCGGAATTGCAAACGGTATGACAGGCTTCGATTCAACACAGTTACTCATAACGAATAATGAAACGACTACTACATATGAACGAGCTCCCATCGATCAACTAATTTACGATTTTTACGGTGTGAAAATGAAGCCAGACGATTTTAATGAGTTGACGAACGATACAGGGTATTTGATGACCGAGGAAAGCTATGTAGCAAATATAATAGAAGAAACTCAAACTAAAACATACATTTATCGTCAGTTAGTAGCAATCGAAACATTAGAAAATGGCTATATTGCACTGAATTACACGGATTATGAAATGCCTATAGAGATGAAGGTTTCACCTACAAATGAAAGCATGCTTATTGCAGGGAATAAAGTAGGGCAAGGATATGTACTCTTAAAAAGATTGCCTTTTGAATCGGATGTGAAATTCGTCTATATCGATACGGTAGATTCGCTAAATTATTTAAATGTTGATCAATTTGGTGTGTATGAAAATTCTTTGGATGTTATTCAAAAGCTATCTGCAGAGCAAAAAGCACAGCAAACTGAAGAAGCACAAGTAATAGAAATAACAGAAACAAAGAAGGAAGCATCGGCACAATTTGAAGCGGAACCTGAACCGACGAAAAGTTGGTGGCCGTTATTAGGTGGAGCGCTACTAGTAATAAGTGTTTTTGCAGTGTCGTATTATTTTTATCGTAAACGTATTAGGAAGTAA